A stretch of the Rhinoderma darwinii isolate aRhiDar2 chromosome 3, aRhiDar2.hap1, whole genome shotgun sequence genome encodes the following:
- the LOC142748321 gene encoding uncharacterized protein LOC142748321: protein MMRSQPAPPPPSPNDSIMENDAEIKAQDPGPQLPGQCLEYREQRQPSVTSQLFEHYTSEENELTPPPPTLHDRDGSPEINDGSSSDIDESSGSDATTTSATSSWSIASNQGIAPVHYQVPRSTPELLLPGQIPVYDQEWFHGPEIPDLIGRPNYESIDRWFIINPEVIKEHMEVNRNAFLPYQHNPIPEPSQTAPPDDVITVDLTCTFRCTLSTKLFRRLYHGLRSRCRRAARRIRGALRCATN from the exons ATGATGAGGTCACAACCAGCACCTCCACCTCCTTCACCAAATGACTCCATCATGGAGAATGACGCTGAG ATAAAAGCACAAGACCCAGGGCCACAACTTCCTGGCCAGTGCCTTGAATACAGAGAACAG CGTCAACCAAGCGTTACATCTCAGCTCTTTGAACATTACACCTCTGAG GAGAATGAGTTGACGCCACCGCCACCAACACTACATGACCGGGATGGCTCCCCTGAG ATAAATGATGGCTCATCATCAGATATAGACGAGAGTTCAGGATCTGATGCTACCACAACATCCGCCACCAGCAGCTGGTCCATCGCCTCAAATCAAGGGATTGCTCCTGTACATTATCAG GTCCCTCGATCTACTCCAGAACTGCTGCTGCCAGGGCAGATTCCTGTATATGATCAG GAGTGGTTTCATGGGCCTGAGATACCAGATCTGATCGGGAGACCCAATTATGAATCGATCGATCGTTGGTTCATCATAAACCCTGAG GTTATTAAAGAGCATATGGAAGTGAATAGAAATGCTTTCCTCCCATACCAACATAATCCTATACCAGAGCCATCACAGACAGCACCACCTGACGATGTCATAACTGTAGACCTAACCTGTACATTCAGATGCACATTGTCAACCAAACTATTCAGGCGTCTGTATCATGGTCTCAGGTCCCGGTGCAGAAGGGCTGCTCGAAGAATAAGGGGGGCCCTCCGCTGTGCCACCAACTAA